The Vitis riparia cultivar Riparia Gloire de Montpellier isolate 1030 chromosome 3, EGFV_Vit.rip_1.0, whole genome shotgun sequence genome includes a region encoding these proteins:
- the LOC117909955 gene encoding zinc finger protein ZAT10-like: protein MALEALNSPTTMSPTFKFEEAELHSLEPWTKRKRSRRPRFENPSTEEEYLALCLIMLARGGATTREESPMPLRAVPPPPPLNLSYKCNVCNKAFSSYQALGGHKASHRKSSTDDASTSANTTTTAGSSALNPSGKTHECTICHRTFPTGQALGGHKRCHYDGGSSGVTSSEGAVSSHSHRDFDLNLPALPDFWPRFRVDGGRKSQTGVEQEVESPLPAKKPRLLFPAGDMNSSHE from the coding sequence ATGGCTTTGGAAGCGCTGAATTCTCCAACGACGATGTCTCCTACTTTCAAATTTGAGGAGGCGGAGTTGCACTCTCTTGAGCCATGGACGAAGAGGAAGCGATCGAGACGACCCCGTTTTGAGAACCCCTCTACTGAGGAAGAGTACTTGGCTCTGTGTCTCATCATGTTGGCCCGTGGGGGCGCCACCACCCGGGAAGAGTCACCGATGCCGCTGCGGGCAGTGCCTCCTCCTCCCCCGTTGAATCTCTCTTACAAGTGTAACGTCTGCAACAAGGCCTTCTCTTCGTACCAAGCTCTTGGAGGCCACAAGGCCAGCCACCGGAAGTCCTCCACCGACGACGCGTCCACCTCTGCCAACACCACCACTACGGCGGGGAGTTCCGCGTTGAATCCTAGCGGGAAGACCCACGAGTGCACCATCTGCCACCGCACGTTCCCCACCGGGCAGGCCTTGGGCGGCCACAAGCGTTGTCACTACGATGGCGGCAGCAGCGGCGTCACATCTTCAGAAGGCGCTGTTTCTAGTCACAGCCACCGGGACTTTGACCTGAACTTGCCGGCCTTGCCGGATTTCTGGCCGAGGTTTCGCGTTGACGGAGGGCGGAAAAGTCAAACTGGGGTTGAGCAAGAGGTGGAGAGCCCACTGCCGGCGAAGAAGCCACGGTTATTGTTTCCGGCCGGCGATATGAATTCTTCACATGAGTGA